The following nucleotide sequence is from bacterium.
CCCCGCGCCCCGGCAGGCCCTTGCTGCGGGCCGTCTGGACGTACGGGGCGCGCAGAACGTCGAGCATGCTCGACCGCGTGATCCTGGCGATGATGCCGGCCCCGCCGACCCCGATCGTCACCGCGGGCAGCGCCAGGTACCGAAGCGTTGCCGTCCACCCATCTTGGACCGGGACGTAGCCGCTCGAGGGGAAGACGTGAAAGCGGACGGCGAAGACGAGAATCAGGATGAGGCCAAACAGGAAGCTTGGGACGGAGAGGCCCGCCAGCGCCATCAGCATCACGGCACCGTCCACGACGGTGTTCCGGTGCACCGCCGCGAGGATCCCGAGGCTCACCCCGATCGCGATCGCCAGCGCCGCGCCGAGGGCGGCGAGGAGGAACGTCGGCTCGATCCGTTGGACGATCGCCTGGACCACCGGCCGTTTGAGGTAGAAGGACTGGCCCATGTCCAGGTGGAGGACGGCGCGGGAGAGCCACAGCGCATACTGTACCGGAAGCGGCCGGTCCAACCCGAGCTGCGCGCGGGTTCGCGCGATATCTTCGGTCGAGGCCTGATCGCCGAGGAGGAGCGCCACCGGGTCCCCCGGGACGATCCGGGCCAGCACGAACACCAACGTCGCGACGATGAGGACGAGGGGGACGGCCGCGAACAGCCGCCGCCCAATGTACCGCGCCATCCCGGCCGGTCAGCGCGCCCGCGTGATGCGGCCCCGCCGGGTTACTTGGTCAGCCACACGTTCCACAGGTAGTATGAGTTGTCCGGATACATCCCCTGGATGTTCTTTCGATAGGCCAGGAGCGTCAAGACCTCGCCGAACCGCAAGTACGGGATCTCATCCCAGAACAGCCGCTGCTGGTCCTTGGCCAGCTCGCGCCGCTTGGTGGGTTCGACCGTGGCGACCAGCGCCTCGTAGTTCTTGTTATTGCGCGGCGAATCGTACCACCCGGGCCATCCCGGCGTGAACGCCGCGGTGGACGTCGGATCGCCCTCGAACCCGATCCCGGTGCTGAAGATCTCGTACCGGTCGGGATTGTTCCGGTCCGAGATCACCGTCGCCCAGTCCGAGACGACGAGCCGAACGTTGAACCCGGCCTCCTTCATCTCGTCGGAGGCCACGAGCGCGGAGCGGTACATGTACGCGTAGTCGCGGGTCGTGATCCAGCGGAGGGGTTCGCCCTTGTACGCGGTTTCGCGGAGAAGCTCCCTGGCCTTCGCCACGTCGCGACCGTGCGCGTAGACGTCCGCCCCGACATTCGGAAACGCCCACACGCCCCATTCCTTGCCTGCCAGCGCGGGTGTAAGCCGGTAGAGCAGGGCGTTGTCGAACGCGCCGGCCATCACCTTCTGGGGGTCGACGGCCAGCCACGCGGCCCGCCGCACCTGCATGTCGACAAACGGGCCGCGCTTCTTGTTGAAGACCCCGACCGCGGCGGATCCCGGCCCGACGATCTGAGCTACGATCGCGGGGTTCGCCTTGAGCTGATCGACCGCGCTCCCGGGGAGCGAGAGGGCGAGGTCGTATTCGCCCGAGATGAGCCCGGCCACGCGGGTCAGGTCGTCAGGCACCGGAACGAACCGGATCTCGTCGAGATACGCATGCCGTGCCCCCGCCATGTAGTTGCTCGGCTCCGGACGCGAGGTGTAGCCCGCAAAGCGCACCAGCCGCACGTACTGGTCCGGCTTCCATTCCGCCAGGCGGTAGGGCCCGGTGCCGATCAGGTCCGCGCCTTTCAGCTCGAGCGGCTTGCCGGAGGAGTCGCGGTTCTTGTCGAGGGCGCTTTTGGGGAACACGACCATCCGCTGGTTCGGAATCGCGAGCGCGGGGAGGAACGCCCCGTTGGGCTGGCTCAGTTCCACGACGAACGTGGACTTGTCGGGGGCGGTGGCCGAGGTCATGTCCTTGAGGATCTGGCGCGCGCGGCTGCTGAGAGCCAGCCAGCGCTGGAACGACCCCAGCACATCTGCCGACGTCATCTCGGCGCCGTTGTGGAACTTGACCCCCGGCCGCACCTTGAACGTGAACGTCTTGCCGCCGTTGCTCACGGCGTAACTCTCGGCGAGTTCGGGCGCGATCCGCTTCTGCGCGTCCAGGGTCAGCAGGGTCTCGAACACGTGCTGGCTGATGTTGAGGCTGATCGTCGACGTCTGCCACATCAGGTCGAGCCCGGGCGGATCGGCGTTGGTCGCCACGCGCATCACCCCCCCGCGTTGAGGGGATGGTTGTGCGCCGCCCGGCGCCAGCGTCCCAAACGTGAGGATCGCGATGACCACGGCGCACGCGAGGGATCGAGGCATACAGAACCTCCTGACGGTGCTGGTGTCAGGAGAGAATTCCCCCCCGCGCGGACGGGACCCTGCGATCACCCCCAGCCTGCTTTGGAGTGGGCGTCCAGGATATCAGCCAGCTCCCCCGAGGTCGCGAAGATCGCCGCGGGGACTCGGGTCTTGGCGGTTTGAATCGTGTCGTCTTTGCCGTCCAGAAAGACAATTGTGAGGTTCATCTTGCTGGCGCGCAGCGCACTGGCGATCTCCAGGCCGTAGACGGGCGAGCGCGCGAGCGAGATCACCACGGCGTCGGGTGGCCGCTCCTTGATCCGCCTTCGAGCCCGCAATGTGTCTTCACACTCCACATCGACGCGCCAGTTTGCAGCGCGCAGATCGCGGGCCAACAGATCGGCCTCCGGGGGATTCCAGTGAAAGATGAAGAGTTTGCCCCGCATCGTGCCCCCCACTCCATCCGCGCCCAAGAGGGACGAGTGAAGCGCGGACATCGATGGCGTGCGCAAAGAAGTCGGTGATGGAGAATTGACGGTGCGCACGTCGGATTCCTGTGTGCCGGCCGTCGAAGGAGGGTGATTTTTCGCGGGCGCGGTTGAAAAGAAGTTCTGTTACGGTCTGTGCGATCTTTCCCGTATCTCGTCGAACATTCTCAGGCGGCTTGCGCGAACCCGAGGGCAAGGTCGCGCCCCGAGCGTCCGCGCCGGCGCTCCAAGACGCGCGTGTCGACGAGCTGCGGGGTCCGTCCCTGGTTATCGCCGCGGGGCGTTCTGCGCGGGACTCGGGGGGCCGAAGAGCACGGGTTTGTCGAGCAGCGCGCGGAGCGTGGCGATCTTCCCGATATGGTAGGTGCGGTGCGTAGACGCAAACACCAGCATGCCGCCGACATCTTTGTACAGCTGACCCTCGACGGGCTTGGCCAGATCTCCGCCCGCGGCAATCCGCTGCAGAGCCGCGTGCATTCGGTCGAAGACGTCCCACACGTGATCGATCGGAGGGTACGCCGCCTGGCCCCCGGTCCCTGCCTCGAAGAGGCGCTCGTAGTCCGCGGGGATCGCGGGCACCGCATCCGCGACGCCCGCCCGCTCCGCGTACTGCGCGTCATAGAACGCGAGGTGGCCGACCTGCCAAACGACGGGGGCGAGTCGAGGAGTCGGGGACCGGCGCGCCTCCTCCGCCGAGAGGTCGGCGATGCACTGCCGGACGCGGTCGTGGCTCCGTTGCAACTGGAACTGAATCGCTGCGTTGATGTCCATCTCGTCACCCCTTCTGAGCGCGAGGTCTCGCATACCGCTCTTCGACCGCACGGATCTTATCAATGCGGGCTTGGTGGCGTCCCCCCTCGTAGGCGGCTTCCAGCCAGACGCGCACCACCTCCCGCGCCACCTCCGGGCCGATCACCCGGGCCCCGAGCGAGAGGACGTTGGCGTCGTTGTGCTCGCGGGCCGCCCGCGCGGTGTAGCTCTCCCAGCACAACGTGCAGCGGATCCCGGGCACCTTGTTGGCGACGAGCGCCTCGCCGTTCCCGCTGCCGCCCAGCACG
It contains:
- a CDS encoding ABC transporter substrate-binding protein, with protein sequence MPRSLACAVVIAILTFGTLAPGGAQPSPQRGGVMRVATNADPPGLDLMWQTSTISLNISQHVFETLLTLDAQKRIAPELAESYAVSNGGKTFTFKVRPGVKFHNGAEMTSADVLGSFQRWLALSSRARQILKDMTSATAPDKSTFVVELSQPNGAFLPALAIPNQRMVVFPKSALDKNRDSSGKPLELKGADLIGTGPYRLAEWKPDQYVRLVRFAGYTSRPEPSNYMAGARHAYLDEIRFVPVPDDLTRVAGLISGEYDLALSLPGSAVDQLKANPAIVAQIVGPGSAAVGVFNKKRGPFVDMQVRRAAWLAVDPQKVMAGAFDNALLYRLTPALAGKEWGVWAFPNVGADVYAHGRDVAKARELLRETAYKGEPLRWITTRDYAYMYRSALVASDEMKEAGFNVRLVVSDWATVISDRNNPDRYEIFSTGIGFEGDPTSTAAFTPGWPGWYDSPRNNKNYEALVATVEPTKRRELAKDQQRLFWDEIPYLRFGEVLTLLAYRKNIQGMYPDNSYYLWNVWLTK
- a CDS encoding DinB family protein, whose protein sequence is MDINAAIQFQLQRSHDRVRQCIADLSAEEARRSPTPRLAPVVWQVGHLAFYDAQYAERAGVADAVPAIPADYERLFEAGTGGQAAYPPIDHVWDVFDRMHAALQRIAAGGDLAKPVEGQLYKDVGGMLVFASTHRTYHIGKIATLRALLDKPVLFGPPSPAQNAPRR
- the rpiB gene encoding ribose 5-phosphate isomerase B produces the protein MRIAIASDHAGYPMKEELKRLLRDLGHEVRDFGTHSTDAVDYPDFIVPAAEAVASGQCERGIVLGGSGNGEALVANKVPGIRCTLCWESYTARAAREHNDANVLSLGARVIGPEVAREVVRVWLEAAYEGGRHQARIDKIRAVEERYARPRAQKG
- a CDS encoding ABC transporter permease, whose translation is MARYIGRRLFAAVPLVLIVATLVFVLARIVPGDPVALLLGDQASTEDIARTRAQLGLDRPLPVQYALWLSRAVLHLDMGQSFYLKRPVVQAIVQRIEPTFLLAALGAALAIAIGVSLGILAAVHRNTVVDGAVMLMALAGLSVPSFLFGLILILVFAVRFHVFPSSGYVPVQDGWTATLRYLALPAVTIGVGGAGIIARITRSSMLDVLRAPYVQTARSKGLPGRGVVLKHALRNALIPTMTVISLTIASLVAGTLVVETVFAIPGSGRLVVQSVARRDYPVIQGAVMFVALLYVLVNLIMDVLYAYLDPRVRYD